TGTGTTAAGCTTAGCCTTAAAGGTACCATTTACCTTTTCCATTATTCCCTGTGACTGAGAGTGATAAACACAtcaaaaatttaatttattcacagttactgtaacactcttttgtttgtttttgttttttaaacaaacgctGAGCCATTGTCAGAGCTAATCTGAGATGGTATTGAGTCACTGTTCCAGCAGTCTGTTGATGGCATTGCCTCCCTCCATCTGCTAAACCTGTCTATCACCAAGTGCTTAAACGGCCCTTCTGGCATTGATATGTGCCCTATTGATACTGATTTTTCCTTTCTGACATTGTTTTGAGCACAAATTTCAACTCAGATTATCATCCACCATTGCCTGTAAATTAAAAATTATCCAACATTgcctgtaagtacagagatcaGTCCTCTTGCTGTTATCGTTCCCATAACTTCCCCCCCTGGTTAAAACCATGCGCATCTGAACTTTATACAGTGGGAAGTGAAGTAGGTACAatcagaattcaattaaactatttGCTCAGTATGTGAAAGTGGCATTCCAATGCGTTTTCTAAATCCTCATTGCATTCAAACAGCTCCGAACAGatgacacaatccatgggcATAAGCAGAgtcagtatttatatatatgtatatatttatatattagcaattctacccttaaccagtttgcactctgtagtgatagcttttaattcagccaaCTAGGCAGAGCAGGGTGCtcaaaatgtttgtgaaatttcagacacaaaatCTTTCAGATGGAATGTCTAAAAAGTTCAAACCTAGgctcgaggaaatatgaatttcggctaGGCCAAGCGTGTCCAAACATTTTGCAAAGAGGGCCAGATTTGGTGAGGTGAAAATGTGTGGGGGCCGACCATTCAGCCTAACATTCTTTGAACcattaacattaaatgcaaatgaactattttatgaaatttttattgcaaatggcatgcttttcatttcttcacaCAGAACACAAATAAATCTAAACAAGTTTTTACCAAAATCACTCTGCCTTTCATATTTGAAGACCACATAAAATgaagatttttatatttataagatatttatattcatttgaaaCATTACATATTATTCACTATTAAATGCTCACTGAAAACTTCTAAATTCAAAACATGTGAACAGGAAAATAACACCAACAGTTATCTTATTCAGAAGTAAGAAACACTGAGGGCTATATGAATCCTTGCATCACTCGTTCTTTCGTTTTTCAATTGACcatcaaaaatcaaaaatatgCTATTTGATTTCGAATCGgatatcaaaaacaaaaaaggtcgtgtttttcattatttcaattTTAGACTCGGATCGAAAatacaaaatggaaaaatgggCTGCCAGACCGAAtttgattttaatatttaatttgttgGGTTTACGAGACCCAGTTTAATTGTCaattcaaaaacaaaagaataaatgatACACAGATTATAAAGACTGTGGTTTTgatcatcacaaaaaaaatcaatacactGAGATTTTAGAATTTATTCACCTCAGAAGACTAAACAAATAACTTTCCTGCACTAATGTGAAGGGTGATACTGAGATCTTGACTGCAGTAAATAGGCCAGGTCTGGCTCAAAAACTGTGGTTTTGATGCGCAAGATGTCATGCAGTTCAGAGTCACTTAGTCTCATCCTCACGCAGTTCTTGTTAATGTTCATAACCGAGAATGCCTTCTCACACAAGTATGTTGAGCTAAACAAGCTCAGCATTTTCTTAACAAATGTTCGAATCTCTTGGAACCTGCCTTTATCCAGTTGGCGGTAAAAGTTGACAAGAGGGAGCTGTTGGTGCCGACTGTGACACTCGGCGTCACACTGCAGCTCAATGAGCTCCAGCTGCAGGTGGTCTGGAGCGTCATCAGGGTCCACggagaaaggagaggaaaaaagcGCAAGGTCACACAAGGGTCACGCAGCGAGAGTGCAGCCAAAGGGCTACTGCCATCTTCTGGTGAAATATAAAATAGCTTTTTTGTACATGTGTATTTTATACTGTGGTCAACAGTGCTTGAGGCCACAAATTACTGATTTTATGACAGAGGCTGCGGGTCGGTGGAAATTTGAACACGGGCCGCATTTGGCCCCCGGGCCGGACTTTGGACATACCTGGGCTAGGCAATCATGAGTGTTTtcagtgactggctccacagaattaattaggcaatacaacactacagttggtgtaTTAGGCACACTAATAGGTTTAATAGTTACAATTTGGGCAGCACATAGAATAACCTCATATCCTGTTCTTTGTCGAGTTGTCATGTGATGCATGCGgataaaattcaaaatggaagtgacctggtgtgatgaatgTAAGATCAATGTGTGCGAGAGCCAGtttcccagtgatctgcactaagaGAGCAGCTCCAGCCATGGCGCGCAAACGtgctggcaatccttgtgccaccaaatccaatgttttcgataaataaactaaagacaTGCAAGCGCCCCCATactcctgagccgggacccccTCAGCAGCGCCCCCTCTCTCAGTCACATATAAGAAAAAGTCTTTGTTGTAGTTCGccagccatagtacaggtgcagagcataactccattcaatgtcaggttttagggttttgttttttgtttttttcacactgGAAATATTGGAGTGCGCACTGACGAATCACGACAGGGAACAATGACCCCTGCCTTCAACAATGAATTGAAATCTGGTCCAATGCCCTCAAtagcttctgatttaagaggATATTGACATTGTCTGGGCCTAAAATCAGATTTGGGCTTGATTACAACTGGTGGTGCGCTTCTAATCAGGCCTACgtcatgtttcccttgggcccacagCCCGAGAGACACCTTCTTTAATTGTGGGTGTATCTCTGGGGGTGTGGGGCTTGTCCCAAAgttcagaaacattcccttgTCATGACAAATAACATCCCGGTTAACCTTGCACATTTCCAGGaagaatttttttataaactcccaGTGTCAGGCTGTACTACATGTTGGAGGTGGGTTTCTGTTGTCAATCTGTAATTTTCACACTCTCACATAATTTGACCCACAGTCCCATGTCTTTCCACTGTTTGCtctttattttggctaatgagacgTGAGGCGCTGATTCTGGGATGAAAAATAATGCAACTCCATGTCactgaacatgcacaaaatttgtcacaccaatataggtacagctcttcactttctgggatatccataaaccattctttctcaaaattaaagtcTCTTCCTTCATGCACTTGCGCTGTGTAATGAAGGGCAGACAATAgcataaaatcaacatagtTGTCCATCTTATCATGTGTCAATGTCAACGAATGAGCACAGGCTCTAGGCTTGTTATGcattgataaacacagagctaaacacagagctctgtttctttaacaaCTGGAGTTCCCAAAGATGAGTCATCAGTCAATGTTACTCCCTGAGGTGAGGACAtaaaatttaagtgtaaaacacacataagGTCCCTGTCCAGTAGATTGACTGGACATGAAGATAAAACTAGTAATTGGTGGGGTTactcttttcccattttcacattcacaaccTAGCAGTTCCGACAAACGTTCTAATACTGAATGTCTTGTCACACCTATGGAGTGCAGTGACTGTGAACTCATCCTTCGGGGATTCTTTTAATtcgcagtgttttattactgaatacgtTGCTCCTGAATCAAAAATGTGAAACTTTGCCCATTAActacaaaatatatacacagtaactgtgtaaaaggagaggcattatactttaaaaggttaagggtcatgactggttcagacatttgtgaattgtcagtctgactaatgttggatgtgggtgtgtgaatatactcctgttctttgtgagctaactgttagtttgggtgtctgatgtctgatgtggcACCTCTTCTGTTCTCAGGTGCCTCACCCTTCCCTTAGCTCCGCCCATCAGTTCACTTCTGCTCTGGACAGTCTcttgcaaaatgtccaacttttctGCAGTTGTAACAGTTTAATACGGGTCCATAGCTCTAACGGCCAGGTCTTCCTCGTCTGTGTGCTTTtggtcttcctctcctctccatctttctttcctttgcctctCATAGGAGCTTCTCCACGTGGATTGCATACTTTTCCACTGGTGTGAGGTTTTATGGTGTCCCAGGTGATACACTGTTGTTTGATTGTAGCGGCAATTTCTGGTTTAATGCCGttcataaagctgtttctgagatgtgcctCCCATGCTGTGATGGCCGCATGCTCATCTGCCAGAGTGTCGGGTTTCTCCAAGCCTGAGTTTGCATCCTGGATCTCAGTGAGCCTGGACAGGTACTGTGATACAATCTCTGAATCTTGCTACTTGCactatgggttttttttgtcatatccaTTCGCACAAGAAAGGTGTTCGTCAGCTTCTGCTGGGGCGCCGtgatttgtgctctgtacctTGCGTTGATGTCATCATCCCACTGTGAGTTGATCAGGCGGACATCATTCTCTGGGAATTCATGTGAAACCTTGACCCAGTCTGCGCCAAGTTTCGCCATGAGCAGTCGTCGTAGTTCATGAAtggtgggtctgaattctctgcagaatatctgaagttcatccccaaactttcGTCCTCCTACTTCGCGGAGAGCCAGCAGATGCGTCATGTTGCTCctgatgtcttccaatgtccagggtctgtgaactagcatagggcTTCCTTCTCCAGCCACTTCTAGCATTGGGGCATTTACCACGGCGTGCACCGTCCCTTTTCTGTCCGATTTTGTTCGTCTGAAGCTGGAGCATAGTTCGGTGGGGGTTGGTGGTTCAGTTCTGACAGGTTAGGAGGGAGTGGCCCTTATCTCGAGGTCTTCGCCGTTCACAGAGTCCCTTATCTCGCAGATGCAGCTCTTATATCAATACCCttatattttgtcttgtttcactcTTAAAAAATAACCTGACCTTCGTCTGTGTCACTCCTGACTAGATTTTCGTTGAGAAAGGATTCTCCACAccttcaaacacaccatctccacattatgagtaagttttatgtttgttctatatttcttttttgtagtgcttgcatgtacattaccctataatagtttttttttttttcatgaaacagaatatgaaacagaataatttctgttttttgcatacacacctggccgctgtgtgtgtgtgtgtgtgtgtgtgtgtgtggctctttgtgtatgtgtgtctcttagttgaaCTTCTGCCTGTGTGCAGACGTActccacctacgctctgaggcctgccgcactaaCCAAAACATGTATTGTTATCCCCCTGCGCATTGCTTATCTGtatgtgttgtgtcttaggtgaacatcgGTTCTTACAGGCCCACCAgtccagtgaattctcaataaaattacatactactcatacttggtctccctcgtgttcATTTCATGTCTATTTTATTTCCAACAATTACTACGGTAGTTTCACAATCACTTCTAGATGTAGACAAATTTTCTGCCATTCACTCAACATGGAAGCTGTCTTGGcattatcctcacatgagaatgaaacagaacaagaacaaacttattacaaagaaaaaatgagTAATTGccctcacatttcccccattttatcattacaaaatatgatgaCTAAAATTAACCGAGAAATTACAATGCTGTGAGAAAATCggaacttcagaatcctttcacggttCAGCTGAATTCAACATGAAACAGACACAATGACTTcgctaaggctgtttttgcgtatataaagtatcctgtcgTCAAGCAAGCTTATTTTAGAGTGAAATAAGAATCGTCATGGTCAtaggaatatttacaataggtgtgaaattgatgtcaatgaaaaaaaaatgaaaaaaaatgaaaaaagtcttCATCGTCAGTGTAGCTGGGAGAATCTTATACCTagtcaggtttaggatacaagtcaggttggtcatcatagggatcgtactcagtctttgtcaacatcagcaTTTGGGCATTAGTGATTTCAACGAGCTTGAGAGACTGCTCCTAACaagagaaacaatacaaggcaaaatgagcaagacaagaagaattaTTGCACCTATTGGTAGACAGACGGTTAATATCCACGAGCCCCATCCCCTGAGTACTGAGTTCAGCTAATCAAACCCCATCTCGCTAGTCTGTGGAGGGTAGCGTATCGCAGACcgcatgtgttcaatgatagaataaTCATCATGTGTGTGCGTGACGAGGGGACGCGTTACGTTGTGTGGCTAGCACTGTTGCAATACCAAATTTGGGTAAAAGTTTGTGCGTCATGCACTCTTACTGCTGCAACGATGTGATTGGCGTGATTGATCATTAAGTCTTCCACCCAATAAACTTCAATATCGCACTTTGGTTTATCTTTCCAGCTTAAGGGTTTACCTCCGAACCCCCAGTGTTGTCGGGAATGGTCCCAGTGATTTGAgagtttatttctatgacagGGCTTACTAACAGATACCACCTATACCAGGAGAAGGGTGCACGATTAggtttgtatgtatgagtggatgtgcaggtcaacatctaatgatttgtgtctagTCTTCAACAGTAGTCTGTGGTCAGGGAGCTTTGGGGCGTAagaggctggaaggacaaatagagctgggtgttgtcagcatagcaatgatatgagaagccatgagactcaatcacctgccctagagatgtagtgtagatagaaaagaagagtggacccagaactgacccctgtggaacaccagttgtgagttgctgagtttcagaaatacctcccctccatgataccttgaaggatctgtcagggagataggattccacccagcgcagaaccgttccagtgatgcccaggctggagagagttgacaggaggatctgatggttcacagtgtcgaaagcagcagagaggtaaAGTAGAATGAGGACATCCTAGAGGTTGcgcttgctagtcgtaaggcttcagtgacggaaagcagagcagtctctgtggagtgattgctcttgaagccagactgcttggtgtccaggaggttgttctgtgtgagaaaattggagagttgattaaaaacgtctctttcaagagttttggaaagaaaaagaaaagggatggctagaaaggaggagtttagagagatcagtctctgagaggggagagaaggaagtcagtctagagaggtaggggaagggggaggagggggacagagaagagaggaaaagactTTGAAGAGAGTGTGGGTGTTGGGAGATCtaccaatcttctcttggtagtatgtggctttagcaatggaaatgctattggaaaaagaggagagaagtgtctggtaattggttaggtcagctGGGTTAGATTTAcgtcatttcctttcagatgctcttcgTTTGGCCCGgttacgcagagcttctgagagccaagggctagagggtgatgtgcgagcaggtctggaggttagggggcagatgctgtcaagagaagatgttagggtggaacatagcatgtcagttgcgatgtttaagtcaagtgagcagaggtggctatcagagggaagtaaggttgtgacaacaGAGGAGAAATGTGAGTGGGTAAGGGAGCGAAGACTGCAATgaaaagagatagagggtggagacagtgaagggggtgaggggagagaaatagagaaatggtcagaggtgtggagaggagtaatgagacgattgtgtgtggtgcaattacgtgtgaggatgaggttgaGCTGTTTGCCGGTTTTGGGAAttgctggtgtggtgaactgcttgaggtcaaatgtgggaaggagagcaagaaagtcagctgcatgtggcttgtctagatgaatgttgaaatcaccaaggaccagaagaggagttccatcatctgggatggtggacagtagcatgtcaaattcatcgatgaacttccccagttgacctggaggacggtaaacaacaagaaagtgcattttggcagggtcagtgactgtaacagaatgaaattcaaaggaagtgtatgagcaagagggagaaagccaggtaaatttccatgttttggagagaagcaaacctgtaccaccccctcgtCTGTTGGGACGTGAGGTATGGtagaagttgaagttggaggctagggcagcgggtgtggcagtgttctcagcatggatccaggtctcagtcagagccagcacactgAGATTGTAGTGGGTTGCAAAGGCAGgaatgaaatctgccttgttgacagtagattggcagttccaaagtccTATAGAGGATGAGAAGGAATCTGCAGAGGCCACATTCAGAGAGCGTAGGTTGTCCAAGTTGCGTACTTTTCTGGGAGTATGCCGCGGTCTGCGCCTGTGGCAAATAATAGGGATAAACTGATGACACATGTTAGTACCTGTGTAAACAGGTAAACaacaagaggaataaagggagaaaaaaaagtatacttagCAGCACGTGTGGTGTCTTGTCTGTGTCCTTGCTCGGTGGACTCGCACAGGTAGACTCGCAGGTCTTTACACGAGCTCGGTTTTCACACAACAAGGGCTGACGCTTCCACCTCAGAGtttcttaattattaaataCTGCTGTGTTTCACAGCTGAGCAcgcctctttaattagcaaaacaaagagtAGTCGTGTGAACGAGCGACTCCCGACCGAAACCGAATATGAATACCGGAATTAGCTTTAATCTAGCAATGTGTATACAGCTCGTAGCAACAAGGAAGcgcagttacagcttctatctgacaatcggtgctaaaactagtttcaactaaaaaaaacagaagcaaacACTTACCAGTTACTGTTCGCCTGGGTCAATAATCGCTTTTGCTACTAGGTTACTAGATATCACTTAAGATATCGTGGGATTGGTAGCATGGgattggtgtgttgatgtgtcaGGGTGTTATGTGTGGGTATGTATATGCAGATCGTCGCTTGTGAGCGTAGGTCCTCCTAGAGGCCTCTTGATAGAGAATCATTTTCTAGCCCTCCTATCAAAGTCCCGTCTTCTCCAGCGCAATGCTTGGCTCTGGCACCCTCGTGCAGTGGATTGCATGCATCCATGTAGCTCTCTGGTTGGCCTTTACCATGGAGTGAGTGACGAAAAGGATCTAGAATGGCCCCGACCACCATGGAttgttccacctggtcctgcAGAAGTCCTTGATCACAATCCACTCTCCGGGCTTCAGATCATGCAGCAGGCCCATGGCTGGAGCTGGAAATGCTGTCTTTACCTGCTGGtggatagagtgcagagcaAAGGACAAGGTTGCACAGTAACTTAACATtgcatcatcacatgctgcagtgtcaggaagaggagctgtcacaggtccaattcctgtgtgtgAAGGTTTCCCAAACAGTATCCCAAAGGGACTAAGCCCATCCTAAGactgtttcagaacagcatttgctcAATCGGTTTTTTAATgtatcattttctctctctaccaccccaccactagctggatgatatgcacaGTGTTGCTTTAATTCAATACCCAAATATTCAACCACCTACTTAAGGGCATGGCTCACAAAATGCCCCCCCATTATCACTGGGGATTATCATTAATCACTACCATGTCTGAGTCCTGTTTGGACGTAGGGACGTGgccttacatttacatttacatttattcacttagcagacgcttttatccaaagcgacttacaaatgagaaagatacaagcaaagcgatatcaagcagagaacaatacaagaagtgctaccatacgagatctattaattgaattccagaagaagcaaagtgcagagtagagtgCCTTCTCTATCTTCAAACCTCAACCCACATTATGAGTTGCACAAACAGTGTAaacaaattttta
This genomic interval from Ictalurus furcatus strain D&B chromosome 2, Billie_1.0, whole genome shotgun sequence contains the following:
- the LOC128621023 gene encoding uncharacterized protein LOC128621023 isoform X2 — encoded protein: MCHQFIPIICHRRRPRHTPRKVRNLDNLRSLNVASADSFSSSIGLWNCQSTVNKADFIPAFATHYNLSVLALTETWIHAENTATPAALASNFNFYHTSRPNRRGGGTGLLLSKTWKFTWLSPSCSYTSFEFHSVTVTDPAKMHFLVVYRPPGQLGKFIDEFDMLLSTIPDDGTPLLVLGDFNIHLDKPHAADFLALLPTFDLKQFTTPAIPKTGKQLNLILTQQPPGHQAVWLQEQSLHRDCSAFRH
- the LOC128621023 gene encoding uncharacterized protein LOC128621023 isoform X1 is translated as MCHQFIPIICHRRRPRHTPRKVRNLDNLRSLNVASADSFSSSIGLWNCQSTVNKADFIPAFATHYNLSVLALTETWIHAENTATPAALASNFNFYHTSRPNRRGGGTGQLGKFIDEFDMLLSTIPDDGTPLLVLGDFNIHLDKPHAADFLALLPTFDLKQFTTPAIPKTGKQLNLILTRNCTTHNRLITPLHTSDHFSISLPSPPSLSPPSISFHCSLRSLTHSHFSSVVTTLLPSDSHLCSLDLNIATDMLCSTLTSSLDSICPLTSRPARTSPSSPWLSEALRNRAKRRASERK